A single window of Leopardus geoffroyi isolate Oge1 chromosome D4, O.geoffroyi_Oge1_pat1.0, whole genome shotgun sequence DNA harbors:
- the ANXA1 gene encoding annexin A1, whose amino-acid sequence MAMVSEFLKQAWFIENEEQEYVKTVKSSKGGPGSAVSPYPSFNPSSDVAALHKAITVKGVDEATIIDILTKRNNAQRQQIKAAYLQEKGKPLDEALKKALSGHLEEVVLALLKTPAQFDAEELRAAMKGLGTDEDTLDEILVSRTNKEIREINRVYREELKRDLAKDITSDTSGDYRNALLSLAKGDRSEDFGLNDDLADTDARALYEAGERRKGTDVNVFITILTTRAYPHLRQVFQKYAKYSKHDMNKVLDLEMKGDIEKCLTAIVKCATSKPMFFAEKLHHAMKGAGTRHKALIRIMVSRSEIDMNDIKACYQKLYGVSLCQAILDETKGDYEKILVALCGD is encoded by the exons ATGGCAATGGTATCAGAATTCCTCAAACAGGCCTGGTTTATTGAAAATGAAGAGCAGGAATACGTT AAAACTGTGAAAAGCTCCAAAGGTGGTCCTGGGTCAGCAGTGAGCCCCTATCCTAGCTTCAACCCATCCTCGGATGTTGCCGCCTTGCATAAAGCGATAACAGTCAAAG GTGTGGATGAAGCAACCATCATTGACATTCTGACTAAGAGAAACAATGCGCAACGTCAGCAGATCAAAGCAGCGTATctccaggagaaaggaaag CCCCTGGATGAAGCTCTGAAGAAAGCCCTTTCTGGTCACCTCGAGGAAGTTGTTTTGGCTCTGTTAAAAACTCCAGCCCAGTTTGATGCTGAAGAGCTTCGTGCTGCCATGAAG GGCCTTGGGACTGATGAAGATACTCTGGATGAGATTTTGGTATCAAGAACTAACAAAGAAATCAGAGAGATTAACAGAGTCTATAGAGAAG aACTGAAGAGAGATCTGGCTAAAGATATCACCTCAGACACATCTGGAGATTATCGGAATGCTTTGCTTTCCCTCGCTAAG GGTGACCGATCTGAGGATTTTGGCTTGAATGACGACTTGGCTGATACGGACGCCAGG GCTTTAtatgaagcaggagaaaggagaaaagggacagATGTGAATGTGTTCATTACCATTCTCACCACCAGAGCATATCCCCATCTTCGCCAAg TGTTTCAGAAGTACGCCAAGTACAGTAAGCACGACATGAACAAAGTTCTGGACCTGGAAATGAAAGGGGACATCGAGAAATGCCTCACAGCTATTG TGAAGTGTGCCACAAGCAAACCGATGTTCTTTGCTGAGAAGCTTCATCATGCCATGAAG GGTGCTGGGACTCGTCATAAGGCACTGATCAGAATTATGGTCTCCCGTTCTGAAATCGACATGAATGATATCAAAGCATGCTATCAGAAGTTGTATGGTGTCTCCCTCTGCCAAGCCATCCTG GATGAAACCAAGGGAGATTATGAAAAAATCCTGGTGGCCCTCTGCGGAGACTAA